In Tachypleus tridentatus isolate NWPU-2018 chromosome 7, ASM421037v1, whole genome shotgun sequence, a genomic segment contains:
- the LOC143257285 gene encoding receptor expression-enhancing protein 1-like — translation MVSAVISRLVILVFGTLYPAYASYKAVKTKNVKEYVKWMMYWIVFALFTCVETFSDILVSFWLPFYYELKILFVLWLLSPATKGSSILYRKFVHPQFMKREQEIDEYITTARDRGYASLVELSSKGLSYATAVLFQTALKGQMTLVNHVRKSYSMTALDQQFSSDEVPASGGQDDAVDTGLEDQHRWLSDGALISSNDQPMDFQGTAPERNHTQNYEESSSETGDETGRTRKESKSQKKRVKVTKVARQVTKETHTDVSSYATLPRSRARTTRKRVTKNI, via the exons ATGGTTTCTGCAGTTATTTCTCGCCTTGTAAT ACTAGTGTTTGGTACACTTTATCCAGCCTATGCTTCCTATAAAGCTGTCAAGACAAAAAACGTCAAGGAATAT GTGAAATGGATGATGTATTGGATAGTGTTTGCATTATTTACTTGTGTTGAAACCTTCTCTGATATCCTAGTCTCCTTCTG GCTTCCTTTTTATTATGAGTTGAAGATCCTATTTGTACTGTGGCTTTTGTCACCAGCTACCAAAGGATCCAGTATTCTATATAGGAAGTTTGTTCATCCACAGTTCATGAAGAGAGaacag GAAATAGATGAATATATAACCACAGCTCGAGACCGAGGCTACGCATCCCTGGTCGAACTTAGCAGTAAAGGCCTCAGTTATGCAACAGCTGTGCTTTTTCAGACAGCATTGAAG GGTCAAATGACACTAGTCAACCATGTTCGAAAGAGTTACAGCATGACAGCCCTGGACCAGCAGTTTTCATCTGATGAAGTTCCTGCTTCTGGAGGCCAAGATG ATGCTGTTGACACTGGTTTAGAAGATCAACACAGGTGGCTGTCTGATGGTGCTCTGATTAGCAGTAACGACCAACCAATGGACTTCCAAGGGACTGCCCCAGAAAGAAATCACACACAAAATTATGAAGAAAG TTCTAGTGAGACAGGAGATGAAACTGGACGAACTCGAAAAGAGTCAAAGAGTCAAAAGAAAAGAGTCAAAGTGACCAAGGTAgctcgtcaagttactaaagaaactCACACAGAT GTAAGTTCATATGCTACTCTTCCTAGAAGCAGAGCTAGGACAACCAGAAAGAGAGTGACCAAAAACATATGA